The Chamaesiphon minutus PCC 6605 DNA window TTTCGACAACAGCTTTCGGCTTGGGGAGTTGTCAATCGGCGCGATTATCCCTGGCGGAGAACTAAAGATGCCTATCATCTCCTCGTCGCCGAATCTTTACTCCAAAAAACTGATGCCGATATAGTCGCACCGATTTACGAACTATTTCTAGAGCATTATCCCACCATCCAAGACTTAGCCGCTGCCAACCTCGATGATGTTGCCAAAATTCTCAAGCCATTGGGATTATTCTTTCGCGCAGAACGCTTACAGCAGTCCGCAGAGATTATTATTAGGCTATATGATGGCAAGGTACCTCAAGACCAAAAACAACTGCTTAAATTACCAGGAATTGGCGACTACACAGCTCGCGCTATCGGTTCTCAAGCATTCAACCAGCCTTTGGCAGTATTAGATGCCAATGTCGCGCGGATTCTCGAACGGTTCTTCGGTTTGCAAGGGGAAAGAGTCAAATCG harbors:
- a CDS encoding helix-hairpin-helix domain-containing protein, yielding MTHPTTLIKSGPSDYPSLARIKWFRQQLSAWGVVNRRDYPWRRTKDAYHLLVAESLLQKTDADIVAPIYELFLEHYPTIQDLAAANLDDVAKILKPLGLFFRAERLQQSAEIIIRLYDGKVPQDQKQLLKLPGIGDYTARAIGSQAFNQPLAVLDANVARILERFFGLQGERVKSRCKILWGAADLIAPKTDVGEWNLALLDFGALTCKAQSPNCQHCPLASKCQWNSDR